ATATCTAAATAGTGCTAAGAAATGTCTATTAATGTGTTGAATTCATATCGTGCTCATCAGTTCTTTGCAAGAGCTATGATTTAGCACAGAATAAATGGGAAAATAGACATTATTTTCATGCTTTGgtcacaaattaatatttttattgctgcaGTAAGAAGCCCTCTAGTGGCAGAGCAGCGGTGGTGCATCAATGGTGCATTCAAGTtcacataaatatacaaaatgcTGGGCTGCAgctaaaagttattttcattatcgatcaatttgctgattatttttacaAGTAATCATTacgtctataaaatgtcaaaaaatataaatgtgagaAATACTCATCACAATTTCCCTAAGCCCAAAGTGACGTCTTCAGATCACTTATTTAgcaggggtgtaaatcactgatTTCATCACGATATGATGTTATATTGATTGATTACAGTCGGTGACAGGAGAAGCTGTCAtccctttctttgcttttggccaaaaaagataaaaaacaacatatatatatacttggaaatatttaaaactagccaaaacctttgaaaatgtgacatatttaacaaattaaagtGTCATCTTGTAGCCCTTTCATAGTAgcacaaatgtttatttcaagTTGATGCCAATAtttattggggggggggtcaaGACCGGAATTGAACCCGTGGCTGCTGGGCTGAGGTGGGGACATAGGGTgcccactctatccactgagccaccagcgTTTCATGTTAAAGCTGATGacatatattatacatacatatattgatattatcGTGCTTTTCTAGTGGTGCTTATTTTTCTTCCGATCAATTAATTTCTtgatcaactaattgttgcagctctacaaAATAAGAGTACTTGCAGTGTCTTTAAGAGGAACATACCAGGCAGTATTTCTGATTCATTTGTATTTCAATCATGTGTAATCAGCACGACAACGTTATGCCGTCACATGATTGTAATCACATCTTGCAATATAGATAATAgtcgatttttttttaggacagaTGGTAGAATGTGTTGCATCCTTGTGTCTATATAATGACATGCATCTGCAAGGCTGCATGTCAGTTTTCAACACAGCAGGGACTGTTCCCATACAAGTTCTGTGCTATTATAATGAACAGATTTACTCAGGTACCACATCAATGAAAAATagttttcctctttctctcctcagtCACTGTACCGTGGGTCCAACTGTCTAGACCAGGTGGCCGATAATGGACGAGCACGTCGTTCACCAGACAGAACACATGACCACCATTGAGGCCAGCGCCGTAAGCCAACAGGTCCAGCACGTGCACTTATAAGCAGCAATAATTAAACAGTGGAGACCAGGAGGGATGACGAGGCAGTCATCCTTCTTAGAACAAGTTCCACCGATCACAAGAGATTTAAACTATTTTAGCAGCTAGTTAGATTGTTGACTAGAACAGAAAAAATACCACCTCAGTATATTTAAACACGTTCTACTTGGATTATTACTGTGTGTAGGTACATGTGGCCACCTTCACTGAAGCGTCCATGATGAGCGCTGAGGAAGACTCCACGTCCTCGCCAGACGATGATCCTTATGACGACACGGACATCCTCAACTCGGCTGGCACTGATGAGGTCACCGCTCACCTGGCTGCCGCAGGTACGTCTACCAGTCGAGAGAAACCAAATATGTGGTGATTCCAAGTTagtaaaagtgcattttgctTAATGCAAGTTCAGTGTGAGGCCTTTAGATGAACAGCAGGTGGCGCCAGTGGACTGTTACATGGCAACTGTGCCACTCTGCTATAATGCcatctgactttttttggctttttcgtTTAATGGGGTTCTCATGGGTGCTTGAAATCCTTGATTTTGTGAATATGATGGGAGAAAATCAAGGCCTTGATAGTTTTTGAAAATTGACATAAACAGACAATGCTTAGATGGATACATCTTGTGCAAGAATAGAAATTGAAggatatttttgtgttttggctttttgtcatttgtgataaattgttacagtaatcttccgAGGATAACCTTTcacgtaatgtaacataacagcaaatttatattttgaagCTATCGATGTAACGCAGCTCTTAATATGCGTCATTGTGTGACGTTTCTCAGTTTTCTCCTTGTTCTCCGTCTTTCCCTTTTATGCCAATTAGCTGGAATTATGTTTGAATGTACTTTGAATCTGACATGTTTGAAAACTTGTCAGGCAAGTGAGGCAGGAAAAAAGTATTatggatccttgaaaagtcatggaaaagtctttTAATTTTGTTCAAGAAAATGTGTTGCAATCTTGAATTAACCTTGAGCCATGTTAGGGACTTCAATTTGCAGGGAATTTAGCCTTGACGTTCCttgaaaagtccttgaatttgatgtttaagaaggtctgcttttaatttttttaagaggTCAAACGGTGCCAGCGAGCCATTATTGCAACCCAGCACAATTTTAAATCTcactttcatctttttaaaacaaatttcaaattGAATCCAAAAGTAAAATTGAATCCCGCAGGCCGTGTGTTTGAAATGTACGTTAAAACTcaaatcagagagaaaaaacaacgcTCATACAATCTAAAGAGTGTGTACTCGCCTTGCTCTCTGCTTTTACTCACAGTCAAactcgctctttctctctcagggCCGGTAGGCATggcggctgctgctgccgtGGCAACtgggaagaaaagaaagaggccTCACATCTTTGAATCCAACCCTTCCATCCGCAAGAGGCAGCAGACCCGTCTGCTCAGGTGAGCTGAAAACACCAACAAGCCAACACTCCCAAAACCTCTACCATGTATTTTCCCTCaaacaatgacaacacaaaGATTCTTTCAGCACCTGAGGTCACTCATCACACTCAGACAGAGTTGATATGtgaaatgagtgtgtgtatttacaggAAACTGCGAGCCACCCTGGATGAGTACACCACCAGAGTGGGCCAGCAGGCCATAGTGCTGTGTATCTCTCCCTCCAAACCCAACCCTGTGTTCAAGGTGTTTGGTGCTGCTCCTCTGGAGAACGTGGTGAGTGTTACAGGCAGCAGTTATCAGCAATTATTAAGTCTTCATTTCCTGTTGATTTAGCTTTAGAGCATCTCAGCAATGGACCACAGTACCACGATCAACTAGGGAGTCCCAATCATATCATTCATTTAAGTGTAATGTGAGGAAATATGGTTTATTGAAAACCAACAATGTCAGCACTAATTTAAGTAAATAACTGCGCTCATGCTGTGCCTGCATCATCCGCTACTTGGATATCCAATCATATTATTAAATTGGGTTGTGCATTCTTAACTTGTGCATGTTTAACTATATTGTGTGGCattgtatatactgtatcttcatattgtattttttaaattatcattattattttaggatgcctCTTAATATCAGGCAAGGGACAATTGATGAAAATTAGCTCCCAAGCTATTTGCTATTTCCCAAGCTTTTGTTTCTATGACAACAATATCTCGACATTAATGTTAGATAGGTAGCTGATGTAATGCTGCATTAACAGAGGGTTTACTATACAGTTAACAGCTACCTTACACAGTGCAAATCTGGTTATAAAAGCACAAAGCTCACCAGCAACATTCAGTGTTTGGCCGATCTGCTCCCCCAAATGAGCTTCTCTGTCCATGCTGCAATAGTTTCTATCTGACATATAAAGCTCGGGATAGAAATAAGCCAAAGGAGCGGCAGTAATGACACcagagcctttttttaaaagttcaacAACAAGCACACAGAAAACCCAAGGAGCTCTTAAAGAAGACTCTGAGTGCACATGCAGTCAAATACACCCTCTCCTCATCGggaacaaatgaaaaaagaggCTTCTCTGAAAAATACACTATGTGGACACAGGTCCTCAATGAAATACCTTCTGTACGGACTGTCTTTCTGTCCCCCAGGTGAGGAAGTACAAAAGCATGATGCTGGAGGATCTGGAGAACGCTCTGGCTGAACACGCCCCCGCTGGTGGAGAGCTGGCCTCAGAGCTGCCCCCCCTCACCATCGATGGCATCCCGGTCTCTGTGGACAAGATGACCCAGGTCAGGCTCAACACTCTGTGCTCACCTATGAACAAACCTCCTCTCATACAAGTATGAAAACCTTGTATATCCAGTACAAACAACAGTGTTGATGGTCCCAGCAGAGGGCACCAGTTGGCAACAAATCAGAACCATAGATTTTGTTTTGCGTCTGTTTTGAGCTACTATGTATCAAGGTCAACCAAtcaattttatctttttttgcacATCCATTGGTGTCATTTGATGAGTTTGATTCATGCATATTTACCCACTAATCGTTTCTAAAATACTTGCATCACGTTCATGGTAAAGAGCGACTTCCACACTGTAATTCAGGCAGACATTATGCCTGATGCATACAGTGCCTGCATCCAAACACAAGCAAAGCCTCCTCCCTTTGCTAGACAGGATGTGGTACTAGTTAGTGCGTGTGCCGAGTCAGctgctctttctttcttttattatcaaaaatactccattatagctgttatttacaacatacaaaaaaattaaacaacccAAATAAGTGCAGTTAccatgaaaatatatttcagaacaaaacaaatgaaaatattctcacagttaaatcaaatcaagtttCTCAAAGCAAAATATCAATAAAGCTTAAAGCTTTACCTCggaataaaacatgttaaccAAAACctaaaatctaattaaaattGCATAATGTGTACCTTAAACTCAAAATTAGCCACAaccgattaaaaaaaaaggataaattaattttaaaaatgaacaagattTAAAGAGTCGGTCTTTCACTGCAACATTAGCGCCACTGGCTGCTTAGGTAGCTCATTTGACCCGAGGGAACCCGGCTTGTTTACACTGCCATCCCAGTGCTGCTGACGCAGTCTCTGGATCATCGTCAGAGCAGCCGGCATGACAGTGGCCCTCAGAGACGGCGCTCAGCCCCGGGAGCAGCGGTAGCCAATCCCAGCGAGCAGTGTGTCCTCGGAGGGCAGGTGTTAGTCGGTGCTTGTTTTTCTTGGAGGTTGTAGGATGAGATTATCGTGAGTAACCTGTTGCCTCACTCAGCTCGGGCCAAGCCAGATGGAAAGGTGTAGGTGTTTATAAAGGTGTGTGTGCAAAGTGTTGGAGATGGGATGGTTAGAAATGGCCAGTATGAGAACTGCAACAAAAGGGAGCCAATTGAAACCTGGTGCTCCTGATGGACATCAAAAAGGCTTTATTGTCTTCTATGACAGCGTTTCCCAACCTGCGGGCccatgggtttggaaggcatgttttttttcttttggggctattaggttatttttctttcttcattttcttttaaaatttgtttatttttaaagaaaacatgccttccaaacccagaggcctgccaaaataaaaatcaccaaaaatgaccccatttatcacagccagaaacatcTCTCTCACTCTACATCAGGAAACCATACTAcagaataaaagctctgtgctgcagattCACTGTTCttcaaataaagtgtgtttttacacacatttggCCACGAGTATCTTGCGGTCCATTCAGAAAAGACCCACGATCCACTTTCGGACAGTGACCCACAAGTTCGGACCCACTGTTCTATTAGATATCTGCAGTGAGTTTCATGAAGCTGAAGAAATCCCAAGTGAGCATTAGTGACACAGACAGCGGCCCTGGCCAGTCCGATATACGAAGCATCTGTAGCAGGTGATCCCGGGTCCAGCCCTGAGCCCATAATTACCCCCTAGCCTTGACAAGGCCAAGGACCCGGCAACATCGCCGCCTCCCTAAATGCTGATTGGAGCATTGCCTGGAGGATTAGGATTTGGGGGGTTGGGGTAGTGGGTGCGGGCACAACATGCCACTTAACTCACTCGCCACTGTAATTAGGCCATCTGgcctcacacacatgcatccacATACATCCACACATGGATGAGCCACAGGTGGAAATGCAAGCATCTTTTTGCTACTAAGTCCGTCTTTCTTGGGCTAATCCCAAATTGTTTTGTCAGTATTCCAAGAGATCACTGCAGCCACCGTTTTTTTCCAAAGCTGGTCTGATAGAGACCATCCATTTTCTATCGTTTTGTCATATCTCTACGTGCTGCGCTGCAGGACTGCATATAGGTAGTCTGTGAGTCAGAAAAGGGGGTCTAAGTGGGGGAGGAGAGATGGATTTATTTCTCCCGCAACCAAATTTAGCCTGTGATGTCAAGGCAGGCAGACGCTGCAGTGCCTCATTGTGCAATATAATCCCCCGGTGATGCTTGCATATTACCAGGACACTGAGGACATTGGCACTAAACCCCACCCCGGCCTGTCAGCAAGTGTGAGTGCACTCTTGTTCTGGAAAGTGTTGATGGTGATGGCGAGCGGATAGGCATGCTGCTCTCTGCCACACATGAAGTACGAATGCTGGCGAGTGATCAATAGCAAACAAATCAGATTAGATTCCTGTCCTTGCTTTGGGGCACAGTGCGAACCTCTGGAGGACTCTCAGGCAACAACGCAGACAAAGCAGtcagagaagagaaagaagtaGATGTGACTCAAATGCTGTTATCTTATCTGTGTGGTAATACTGGGTGGGAATCAAGAACTGGTTTCAAATTGTCCGATCCATCAGAATCATATTCCTCCAATCTTACCAATGCTGGTATGTATTTCTGATGTCAGACTCATTGCATCTATGCTGCTGGAAACTTGCAACAAGAAGGAGTCAcggcagagaggaagaaacagtCCAAAGTGAGGTTTCACTtcatgaagaaagaaaacaaaagtgctgcTTGTTATGTCTGTAAAACGATCTTTTCAAGCAAGCAAACATCTCTTTACTCATCAATTCCCATCCTTGGTGTTAATTTAGGACCACAAAACAGTGGCCAACTTGTTTGTGTTGTAGGATTTTCTACAATCTCTAAAAAGcactaaaagtgcaaaaaagaaaatccaataGCTTCCTCTTTTGAAATTAGTGGCAATTACAACCCTAAGCTCTGAAGAATGGACTACTATTATACTATTTGAGTGCTGGTCTCTTAACTCCAGGACAAAGCAATCAGCCCACGATTACAGTGGCTTTTTTAGTTCTAAGGACCTGCTCTAAAGACGTTTGGCTCCAGCGTCTGTGAATGGTACACTCAAATATAGTGAACAAGCCCTCATTGATACAGTCAgtgtacaataataataacagagtCTCAACACAAGTCCATAAAGTAGTGCTTATCaaagtaaatgtaatgtttttgtcattgattttcttttttacaatattGACCAGCTTGTCCTTGTTAATACGTGCACTGAGCGGAGTGGAGCCTTTGTGAGGACGGGTTGACTGTCGGATCTGATGCTCCCATGGTGTCTGTCTGACACATCAGGCTGGAGCCACAGCCATAGATTGGTCTGTTAATAAACATGATCGTATTGTTCTCCTTTTGGAAAGCCTGTTTCTATTTGCAGGCCTTCCTCGACCACCTCAGCACCCTGCAGCGGGTGCCCGATCAATACGTGCCTCCCGCTGCCTGCTCAAGGGCGTGTGCGCTTACGTGTGTCTGAGAGAGACACTGCGGCTTTTCCTTTTTGGAATTTTTGGTATCTGTATCATGTTTTTCTTCGTGGGTCTCTCCTGTGCTCTAGGCCCAGCTGCGAGCGTTCATCCCAGAGATGCTGAAGTACTCGACGGGCCGAGGGAAGCCCGGCTGGGGTAAAGAGAGCTGCAAGCCAGTGTGGTGGCCTGAGGACATCCCTTGGGCCAACGTTCGCAGTGACGTCCGCACAGAGGAGCAGAAACAGAGGGTGAGAGGAATACTTGCAGAATGATGTCATGCGTTTCCTTTACTGCCTACTTTAAATGACGTTTGTTCTCGGTAAGCCCTAATTTCTGCACAGTACagaaggggaaaaaattaaCAGTTTATTCCAAAAGATGCCATTTCCCTCGTTGTACATTAGTACCCAAAGTGGCTCTTAACTACACAAAGCAGTAATGGTACTCAAGTTTTTGATCTGACTTTACGTCAGTCATTAATGATGTTTGATAATGAGAACTGTGGGACTATAATCTGTAAAGTGGCATTTAATGTCAGTAgtccttaaagggacagttcactccagaatcaaaaatacatatttttaatcttCACTGTCGTGCTATTTGTcaaggtgtagtttggtagaaagaaaatcgTTCCTGGAGAAACttctcacagcaaggtctgtggattatcttgagttagCGGGttatgatttctgaaaaaaggcattgctgttgagttttttttaaatgtttttggggtttttttggcgctttgagcacaaCAAGCCGAGTGCTATGTAGCTCCATTACACTgtagagaagacagacatctcttcaaaactctgcaactcacaccaaaacaatctagacccATCAATAGCTCTAtagacaagacaaaaaatatgtatttttgttatggAGTGAAGTGTTCTTTTAAACCAGTCTGAACTATTTGCcttacattgtttttatgtttcccaAGGTTTCGTGGACGCAGGCGTTGCGGACCATCGTTAAGAACTGCTACAAGCAGCACGGCCGTGAGGATCTGTTGTATGCTTTTGAAGACCAGGTAACCACGACAACCACCACCCAGCACCACCTGACTGCAGCGCAGAGCATCGCTCACCTTGTGCCCTCACAAACTGTGGTACAGACCATCAACAACCCTGATGGAACAGTCTCGCTCATCCAGGTACATTATCATACCAGCGAGGAGCGCACTTCAAATTAAAATCTCATTCACTTAATCTGAAGTTTGTCTCTTCACTTTGTCCTCTCAGGTTGGCACAGGACACACAGTTGCCACCCTGGCAGATGCGTCAGAGCTGCCTGGTGTGACTGTGGCTCAGGTCAACTACTCCACTGTGACTGACGGAGAGGTAACACTCATATTAATACTACAATATGAACACACATTCTGATCAGTGTGGACATAAATGTTTCCTAAAACACTTAATTGATCTAACAAACTTAATTCCTGagtcacagaaacaaacactacGCAGAAAATTCAGTAAAGTGTGTAAAGCGCTCCTAACGGGAGCTGTCCATTCAACACCAAACAGTCATTGTCATGCAATCTTTGTAACTTCACTGCAGATCCTAATTTGCTTTCTGTTTGAAATTATATATTGTTCCGATCCAGGTGGAGCAGAACTGGGCCACCCTGCAGGGCGGCGAGATGACGATCCAGACCACTCAGGCCTCAGAGGCCACGCAGGCAGTCGCATCCCTGGCAGAAGCCGCTGTCGCCGCAAGTCACGAAATGCAGCCCGGAGCCACCGTCACAATGGCTCTTAACAGGTGAGGATGGGAAAAGAAATGATTTTACAAGGCCTTGACGGAAACAAGGCTTTTAAAGTCGCAAGCGAATAGCATTTTGGTGTTATTTAGGTGGCTTTAACTTTGAAGGGGATGATGTCAACATGAGAAAGGAATGTTAAATTATAGATATACAGTAAACTTGCaaacaagcagcaacctccagtgctggaaaatgaagccgatgctgaaatgttaaaatctgcagttcctctaacaGCCATTTGAGTCTAACACCAAAAAGCAAGTAAATCGCTAAACGCTTAATGgtaaaatgcccaattttacaggagaaataaacatgtttacagcctggaacaaaaaaagttgtggtTTCCAAAGCTAATTTCTCTTTCCATGACAACCGTATGTGGGGTGAATTTCTGCATAACTCTACAGCTCCACCCTCTAGTCCAAATATAGTCACCGCGGCTCACTTCTAGCTCCAAAGagccaagatggcaacagccaaaatgccaattTTACTTACGCCCTAGGCTCCGTGTAAATGCTTACCCTACACCAAAGCGGGGAAATGTATCAAGTAAATAGCAATTATTTTGTCTGTGGACACTGAATGTTATAACTCTcatcaacaaaacaatcaaGCCAAACTTTGTACacttgtttaatattttttaagacatttctttatGTGTAGTATGGCTAGTATCCTCAGGTCACAAATTTTACCTCCTCACACTTGAAAATGTGTAATAGAGGGGAAACAGAGGATGGATTTTTGGCGACAGAAAAGCAGTGACAGCCCCAAAACTGTCACTGTAAAATTGTACACAAGGTTTTAATAACCAGACATGTACACATACTGAAGGATTCGGTGCTCAGCTTTCACTGACACAGTCCTCAAGGGTCGTCGTTTACTGGCGGTGGAGTCATCCAGGCCATAATTAGTCGGGCAGCTCTAACAACTGGATGAGAACGGGACAACTGCCAGGGCAGGTCACCGGGGTCCCCTGGAGATGAGAGTCAACTACCTCTCATCCAGGTTCAGCATTTAATTAATTAGCCCGTAGCTTTTATAGAGTCAAGGCGCACAACCATTACATCGGTCGTTAACCACACATTTCCACGTGCTAAAAGCGcagtaaaattatgttatgtgtgtatgtagaaCTTGCACTTGATCCTATAATTAAAAGACAGAATTGAGGATAGAGACTTTTAGCAATAGACTGTCTGATTCTGGTAATAGTACTGTTTTCAGTCATATTACTAACAGTGACAAATGTCTCAGCTGCAGCCactctaaaaataaaagacatacaAGGGTTGTTGTTGGAGGTATGTTTTTCTGGAGGGAAATTAGCCACACACAACTGTATTCAGATGGGATCTACAAACGGATCTTAAATCATGGCCCTCGGAGGGCAAGAGGTGGTATCAACTGGGCCCAGAGCTCAATCACTAAAGACTGTACTTTGATAAGCTCAAACATTTCTTCTCTTGGTCGTGCAGATATaagaaaatagatttatttagGCTTCTGCCTCtatcatacacaaacacacacacaga
This genomic interval from Plectropomus leopardus isolate mb chromosome 22, YSFRI_Pleo_2.0, whole genome shotgun sequence contains the following:
- the nrf1 gene encoding nuclear respiratory factor 1 isoform X2 encodes the protein MDEHVVHQTEHMTTIEASAVHVATFTEASMMSAEEDSTSSPDDDPYDDTDILNSAGTDEVTAHLAAAGPVGMAAAAAVATGKKRKRPHIFESNPSIRKRQQTRLLRKLRATLDEYTTRVGQQAIVLCISPSKPNPVFKVFGAAPLENVVRKYKSMMLEDLENALAEHAPAGGELASELPPLTIDGIPVSVDKMTQAQLRAFIPEMLKYSTGRGKPGWGKESCKPVWWPEDIPWANVRSDVRTEEQKQRVSWTQALRTIVKNCYKQHGREDLLYAFEDQVTTTTTTQHHLTAAQSIAHLVPSQTVVQTINNPDGTVSLIQVGTGHTVATLADASELPGVTVAQVNYSTVTDGEVEQNWATLQGGEMTIQTTQASEATQAVASLAEAAVAASHEMQPGATVTMALNSEAAAHAVATLAEATLQGGGQIVLAETAAAVGALAGVQDATGLVQIPVSMYQTVVTSLAQGNRPVQVAMAPVATRIDNTVTLDGQAVEVVTLEQ
- the nrf1 gene encoding nuclear respiratory factor 1 isoform X1, producing MDEHVVHQTEHMTTIEASAVSQQVHVATFTEASMMSAEEDSTSSPDDDPYDDTDILNSAGTDEVTAHLAAAGPVGMAAAAAVATGKKRKRPHIFESNPSIRKRQQTRLLRKLRATLDEYTTRVGQQAIVLCISPSKPNPVFKVFGAAPLENVVRKYKSMMLEDLENALAEHAPAGGELASELPPLTIDGIPVSVDKMTQAQLRAFIPEMLKYSTGRGKPGWGKESCKPVWWPEDIPWANVRSDVRTEEQKQRVSWTQALRTIVKNCYKQHGREDLLYAFEDQVTTTTTTQHHLTAAQSIAHLVPSQTVVQTINNPDGTVSLIQVGTGHTVATLADASELPGVTVAQVNYSTVTDGEVEQNWATLQGGEMTIQTTQASEATQAVASLAEAAVAASHEMQPGATVTMALNSEAAAHAVATLAEATLQGGGQIVLAETAAAVGALAGVQDATGLVQIPVSMYQTVVTSLAQGNRPVQVAMAPVATRIDNTVTLDGQAVEVVTLEQ